From a single Lolium rigidum isolate FL_2022 chromosome 7, APGP_CSIRO_Lrig_0.1, whole genome shotgun sequence genomic region:
- the LOC124672447 gene encoding E3 ubiquitin-protein ligase ATL6-like, producing MGARGHLLLVALCLLGAGAAPPAQQPPPPPPPRPTPFGRTMSTVITVAISVFFFLLFFCAYINQCRLAGEGGAMLGHNVPVGGGPSRRGKRGLDPAVVATFPIVPYREVREHKIGRGELECAVCLTAFEEADDLRLLPHCSHVFHPECIDPWLETRVTCPLCRANLEKPPPPPLPAAIAPPSPEPTTPRTPIRSPPHAVAIAVPPAQQEEGEESDEDDRKEESDEDDRKEEAMELETLRSERRAARLPRSNSTGHSRFAASAEAAARSDHERFTLRLPHHVREQVLTARRLRHATSLIDISGMSPDGSSRGGRRAGPGGSSFGNPGTGTGGGGGSSHGGRRWQGFLARTMSWARGGGDGSVRKGWDGSTRRGRDDAESSRKGAASPSPAAARP from the exons ATGGGGGCGCGCGGGCACCTCCTCCTGGTCGCCCTCTGCCTCCTCGGCGCCGGCGCGGCC CCGCCAGCGcagcagccgccaccgccgccgcccccgaggCCGACGCCGTTCGGGCGCACCATGTCGACGGTCATCACGGTGGCGATCagcgtcttcttcttccttctcttcttctgCGCCTACATCAACCAGTGCCGCCTGGCTGGCGAGGGCGGCGCGATGCTGGGCCACAACGTCCCGGTGGGAGGAGGCCCGTCGAGGAGGGGCAAGCGCGGGCTGGACCCGGCGGTGGTGGCCACGTTCCCGATCGTGCCGTACCGGGAGGTCAGGGAGCACAAGATCGGGCGGGGCGAGCTGGAGTGCGCCGTGTGCCTCACGGCGTTCGAGGAGGCCGACGACCTCCGCCTGCTCCCGCACTGCTCCCACGTCTTCCACCCCGAGTGCATCGACCCCTGGCTCGAGACGCGGGTCACCTGCCCGCTCTGCCGCGCCAACCTCGAgaagcctccgccgccgccgctaccggcCGCAATTGCGCCCCCGTCGCCCGAGCCGACGACGCCACGGACTCCGATCCGGTCGCCGCCGCACGCAGTGGCGATAGCGGTGCCGCCGGCGCAGCAGGAAGAGGGGGAGGAGAGCGACGAGGACGATAggaaggaggagagcgacgaggaCGATAGGAAGGAGGAGGCGATGGAGCTGGAGACGCTGCGCAGcgagcggcgggcggcgcggctgcCGAGGTCCAACTCCACGGGACACTCGCGCTTCGCGGCGTCCGCCGAGGCCGCCGCGCGGAGCGACCACGAGAGGTTCACGCTGCGGCTGCCGCACCACGTGCGGGAGCAGGTGCTCACGGCGCGCCGCCTGCGCCACGCCACCAGCCTCATCGACATCTCCGGCATGAGCCCCGACGGGAGCTCGCGCGGAGGACGGCGCGCCGGGCCCGGGGGCAGCAGCTTCGGCAACCCAGGAACCGgaaccggcggcggtggcggcagcagccaCGGCGGGCGGCGGTGGCAGGGGTTCCTGGCCAGGACCATGTCGTGGGCCCGCGGGGGAGGCGACGGGTCCGTGCGGAAGGGCTGGGACGGCTCCACCAGGAGGGGAAGGGATGACGCCGAGTCGAGCCGGAAAGGGGCCGCCTcaccctcgccggcggcggcgcggccgtga